A stretch of the Capsicum annuum cultivar UCD-10X-F1 chromosome 8, UCD10Xv1.1, whole genome shotgun sequence genome encodes the following:
- the LOC107856808 gene encoding NAD(P)H:quinone oxidoreductase-like, giving the protein MQSVVMATEPVLKVAALCGSLREASFHRGLLHAAMEICKDSIKGMEIEYVDITSLPFMNEDLEVNGIYPPAVEAFRKKIEEADCYLFASPEYNYSVTGPLKNAIDWASRPPNVWADKVAAIVSAGGNFGGGRSHYHLRQIGIFIDLHFINKPELFVYAFESPPKFDSNGVLTDEEIKSRLRAVLLALQAFALRLKRKCE; this is encoded by the exons TCAGTGGTGATGGCGACTGAACCAGTACTCAAGGTAGCTGCTCTCTGCGGTTCCCTCCGTGAAGCTTCCTTTCATCGCGGTCTCCTCCATGCCG CTATGGAGATATGTAAGGATTCTATCAAGGGAATGGAGATTGAGTACGTTGACATAACATCATTGCCGTTTATGAACGAGGACCTTGAGGTGAATGGAATTTATCCCCCTGCTGTGGAGGCATTTCGTAAGAAAATTGAAGAGGCTGATTGTTACCTTTTTGCTTCTCCTGAGTACAATTACTCCGTCACAG GACCTTTGAAAAATGCAATTGATTGGGCATCTCGACCTCCTAACGTTTGGGCTGATAAAGTGGCAGCAATCGTGAGTGCTGGAGGTAATTTTGGTGGAGGACGATCACACTATCACCTTCGACAGATTGGAATCTTCATTGATCTTCATTTCATTAACAAGCCTGAGCTTTTCGTGTATGCATTCGAGTCACCACCGAAGTTTGACAGCAACGGTGTGCTGACAGATGAAGAAATCAAGTCGAGACTCAGAGCAGTTCTTTTGGCTTTACAGGCATTTGCATTGAGACTCAAACGCAAGTGTGAATAG